The following are from one region of the Streptococcus sp. 1643 genome:
- a CDS encoding MetQ/NlpA family ABC transporter substrate-binding protein produces the protein MKKLTSVILFLVGLLFLVACSTNGGSTESAKEQSSDKKVIKYGKAAGPYTVLFEDAIIPILEKEGYQFKVVEFSDLLQNDTALNEGEIDVNVEQHTAYMENFNKTQNGDLVAISKIPTIPAGIFSSKNKDLKAITKGAKIAIPSDASNTARAYKLLEKADWLKLDPNASVSKLTKDDIVENPYQLEITEMDSANIPRSLDDFDFAVITGSIVYSAGIDASTALLQEDILEHLILQVVVKEKNKDSDWAKAIRDAYHSKEFKDYLEKNNKGLWFVPND, from the coding sequence ATGAAAAAACTAACAAGTGTGATTCTATTTTTAGTAGGACTACTGTTTTTAGTAGCCTGTTCAACAAATGGTGGAAGTACAGAATCTGCAAAAGAACAATCCTCTGATAAGAAAGTTATCAAGTATGGGAAGGCTGCAGGTCCTTATACAGTTTTATTTGAAGATGCTATTATTCCCATCTTAGAAAAGGAAGGGTATCAATTTAAGGTAGTGGAATTTTCAGACTTACTACAGAATGATACAGCTCTAAATGAAGGTGAGATTGATGTCAATGTTGAACAACATACTGCTTATATGGAAAATTTCAATAAAACGCAAAATGGAGATCTTGTTGCTATTAGTAAAATTCCAACAATTCCAGCAGGTATTTTCTCATCTAAGAATAAAGATTTAAAAGCTATCACTAAAGGAGCAAAAATTGCCATTCCAAGCGATGCTTCAAATACAGCTCGTGCTTACAAGTTACTTGAAAAAGCAGATTGGCTAAAACTAGATCCAAATGCATCTGTTTCGAAATTGACGAAAGACGACATTGTTGAAAATCCTTATCAACTTGAGATTACGGAAATGGATTCAGCTAATATCCCTAGATCTTTGGATGATTTTGATTTCGCAGTTATAACAGGAAGTATTGTTTACAGTGCAGGAATTGATGCTTCAACAGCTCTGTTGCAAGAGGATATCTTGGAACATTTGATTTTACAAGTGGTCGTTAAAGAGAAAAATAAAGATAGTGACTGGGCAAAGGCAATCAGAGATGCTTACCATTCAAAAGAATTTAAAGACTATTTAGAAAAAAATAATAAGGGCTTGTGGTTTGTACCGAATGATTGA
- a CDS encoding methionine ABC transporter permease, which translates to MVKDWLQISSDKLVESANQTIYMIGWSLFFGMLLAIPLGLAMTLCRKGGLKENLVVFWIINGIVNIVRSVPFVILLVFIAPITKIVVGTRIGTTAAIVPLVLYIAPYLARLIEASLLEVKSSVLEAAQAMGASTLQIIWHFLLPEAKASLILALTTGTIGLLGATAMAGTIGGGGVGDLALTYGYQRFNTPLMFATVVILIVIVQLIQAIGNYLSHKFR; encoded by the coding sequence ATGGTGAAGGATTGGTTACAAATTAGTAGTGATAAATTAGTTGAATCAGCGAATCAGACCATATATATGATTGGTTGGTCCTTATTTTTTGGAATGTTACTGGCGATTCCCTTGGGATTAGCAATGACTTTATGTAGAAAAGGTGGCCTAAAGGAAAATTTAGTTGTATTTTGGATTATCAATGGTATTGTAAATATCGTTCGTTCAGTTCCATTTGTTATTCTATTGGTGTTTATAGCACCAATAACAAAAATTGTTGTGGGGACTCGGATTGGAACTACTGCAGCTATTGTTCCCTTGGTTTTGTATATTGCACCCTACTTAGCTCGCTTAATAGAGGCTTCTTTATTGGAAGTGAAATCTAGTGTATTGGAGGCAGCTCAGGCAATGGGAGCCAGTACATTGCAGATTATCTGGCATTTTCTATTACCAGAGGCAAAAGCTTCGCTTATTTTAGCTTTGACAACAGGAACAATAGGTTTGCTTGGCGCGACGGCTATGGCAGGTACGATTGGAGGAGGGGGAGTTGGAGATTTGGCCTTAACTTACGGTTACCAACGCTTTAATACACCCCTGATGTTTGCTACTGTCGTGATTTTAATTGTGATTGTTCAACTGATTCAAGCAATTGGAAATTATTTATCTCATAAATTTAGATAG
- a CDS encoding methionine ABC transporter ATP-binding protein, protein MIELRDVTKQFQTKQHTVTALDKVSLKIEKGDIFGIIGYSGAGKSTLLRMVNGLEKPNEGDVIVAGKLIKDLTENELNQLRKKIGMVFQQFSLLETRTVFQNIALPLVLLRKNKSDIAQRVEELLDFVDLKDKKDVPVNKLSGGQKQRVGIARALATNPEILLCDEATSALDPKTTQSILKLLKKINQNFGITILLITHEMEVVKEICNKMAVMEHGEIVEQGSVVDLFTSPKNDLTRSFIHTIVNHNIPRSILKRLDQRFPIYRLTFLGENSEQDLLSRINKEYKVSTRILSASVNEVGETVLGILFIQIEGEENLLKEVEEYVRKNQVSIERVEYGEGLVTN, encoded by the coding sequence ATGATTGAATTAAGAGACGTTACGAAACAGTTTCAAACCAAACAGCACACGGTTACTGCCTTAGATAAAGTTTCCCTAAAAATTGAAAAGGGTGATATCTTTGGAATTATTGGTTATTCAGGTGCTGGGAAGTCGACATTGCTAAGAATGGTAAATGGATTAGAGAAGCCGAATGAGGGCGATGTTATTGTCGCAGGTAAGTTAATCAAAGATTTGACAGAAAATGAACTCAATCAACTTCGGAAAAAAATTGGAATGGTGTTTCAACAGTTTAGTTTGTTAGAAACAAGAACAGTATTTCAAAATATTGCACTTCCTTTGGTATTGTTAAGAAAGAATAAGAGTGATATCGCTCAAAGAGTAGAAGAACTACTTGATTTTGTGGACTTAAAGGATAAAAAGGATGTTCCAGTAAATAAATTGTCAGGAGGACAAAAACAACGTGTAGGTATCGCTAGGGCTTTAGCCACAAATCCAGAGATTCTACTCTGTGATGAGGCGACAAGCGCTTTAGATCCCAAAACAACACAATCTATCTTGAAATTATTAAAAAAAATCAATCAAAACTTTGGGATTACGATCTTGTTGATTACTCATGAAATGGAAGTTGTAAAGGAAATTTGCAATAAAATGGCTGTCATGGAACATGGGGAAATCGTAGAACAAGGTAGTGTTGTAGATTTGTTTACTTCTCCAAAAAATGACTTGACAAGAAGTTTTATTCATACCATTGTGAATCACAATATTCCACGAAGTATTTTAAAAAGACTTGATCAACGATTTCCTATCTATAGATTGACTTTTTTAGGTGAGAATTCAGAACAGGATCTTCTATCAAGAATCAATAAAGAATATAAGGTTTCGACTCGGATTTTATCTGCTTCTGTAAATGAAGTAGGGGAAACTGTTTTAGGAATTTTGTTTATCCAAATTGAAGGAGAAGAAAATTTACTCAAAGAGGTTGAGGAGTATGTTCGTAAAAATCAAGTTTCAATAGAGAGGGTTGAGTATGGTGAAGGATTGGTTACAAATTAG
- a CDS encoding amidohydrolase: MSISQSHLEEEFKWFHSHPELSFEEFETTKRVRQLLEKTGIEILDLPLRTGLVAIIRGNKSGPTIAIRTDIDALPIQENTSLDYRSTHSNVMHACGHDFHLTSVYGATLQLHALRKDLKGTIKIIFQPAEEIFSGAVHVMEAGVLDDVDAIFGLHVNPSLPVGTVAIKAGSVTAAVDRFQITLRGVGTHAAHPDQGIDPIIGTTQLVTALQSIISRNVNPFSTNLISVTHIKAGATWNVIPEDTFVEGTVRTLDMVDRKFIKKRIYELTENIAQAFNLKSEINWIAGPPATKNDGKLAEFATEIAQKSGLEVVQPADSLGGEDFAFYQQKIKGMFILVGTGESYPLHHPEFQVNPGALLATSNLLARIGKEYLEKLVEKGE; the protein is encoded by the coding sequence ATGAGTATTAGTCAATCTCATTTAGAAGAAGAATTTAAATGGTTTCATAGTCACCCTGAATTGTCATTTGAAGAATTCGAGACAACGAAACGAGTAAGACAGTTATTAGAAAAAACTGGCATTGAGATTCTAGATTTACCCTTAAGAACGGGCCTAGTAGCAATTATTAGAGGTAATAAGAGTGGGCCAACAATTGCCATCAGAACAGATATTGATGCCCTTCCTATCCAAGAAAACACATCTCTAGACTATCGTTCTACCCATTCAAATGTGATGCATGCATGTGGTCATGATTTTCATCTAACTTCTGTATATGGAGCAACACTCCAGTTGCATGCGCTAAGAAAAGACTTAAAAGGTACTATAAAAATTATTTTTCAACCAGCTGAGGAAATTTTTTCAGGAGCTGTTCATGTGATGGAAGCGGGCGTTTTGGATGATGTCGATGCTATATTTGGTTTACATGTCAATCCCTCTTTGCCTGTAGGAACTGTTGCTATTAAAGCAGGTAGTGTTACAGCAGCCGTGGATCGTTTTCAAATCACTCTACGAGGAGTGGGAACTCATGCAGCTCACCCGGATCAGGGAATTGATCCCATCATTGGGACAACCCAATTAGTGACAGCTCTACAGTCAATCATCAGTAGAAATGTCAATCCTTTTTCAACAAACTTAATTAGTGTAACTCATATAAAAGCTGGAGCAACTTGGAATGTGATACCAGAAGATACTTTTGTTGAAGGGACTGTAAGGACTTTAGATATGGTGGATAGGAAATTTATTAAAAAGAGGATTTATGAACTAACAGAAAATATTGCACAAGCCTTTAATCTAAAATCGGAGATTAATTGGATTGCAGGACCTCCGGCAACCAAGAATGACGGAAAATTAGCTGAGTTTGCCACAGAAATTGCTCAAAAAAGTGGATTGGAAGTTGTCCAGCCGGCAGATAGTTTAGGTGGAGAGGATTTTGCCTTCTATCAACAAAAGATTAAAGGAATGTTTATTCTGGTAGGAACAGGCGAATCTTATCCTTTACATCATCCAGAGTTTCAAGTGAATCCAGGAGCTCTTCTTGCCACTTCGAACTTGCTAGCAAGAATTGGGAAAGAATATTTAGAGAAACTTGTTGAGAAAGGGGAGTAA
- a CDS encoding LLM class flavin-dependent oxidoreductase: protein MVELGISTFGETTALEATGQIYSHDERIRQLVAEIELADKVGLGVYGIGEHHREDFAVSAPEIVLAAGAVNTKKIRLTSAVSILSSMDPIRLFQQYATIDALSNGRAEIMAGRGSFTESFPLFGYDLKDYEALFDEKLDLLQLANESTKVNWQGQLTQSIAGKDVYPRPVQDKLPLWVATGGHVESTVKIAQAGLPIVYAIIGGNPHYFKKLIQAYREIGRKAGYADKDLKVGAHSWGWIAEDGEQAVKDYFHPTKQVVDAISKDRPHWQELTYEQYLEQVGPNGAMFVGNPDQVAEKLIRMIEDLDLDRFMLHLPLGSMPHDQVLRAIELFGTQVAPKVRAYFAMKEEL, encoded by the coding sequence ATGGTGGAATTAGGAATTTCAACATTTGGTGAAACAACAGCTCTGGAAGCGACTGGGCAGATTTACAGTCATGATGAACGCATTCGTCAGTTGGTGGCAGAAATTGAGCTGGCTGATAAGGTTGGTTTGGGTGTGTACGGGATTGGGGAGCATCATCGGGAGGACTTTGCGGTATCGGCGCCAGAGATTGTTCTTGCAGCTGGGGCAGTCAATACCAAGAAGATTCGTTTGACTAGTGCAGTCAGCATTCTCTCGAGTATGGATCCGATTCGCTTGTTCCAACAATATGCCACCATCGATGCCTTGTCAAATGGCCGTGCGGAGATTATGGCTGGGCGTGGTTCATTTACCGAATCCTTCCCTCTGTTTGGCTATGACTTGAAAGACTATGAAGCTCTCTTTGATGAAAAGTTAGACCTGCTTCAGCTGGCAAATGAAAGCACCAAAGTGAATTGGCAGGGGCAATTGACCCAAAGCATTGCTGGAAAAGATGTTTATCCTCGTCCAGTTCAGGACAAATTGCCATTGTGGGTGGCGACAGGTGGTCATGTCGAATCAACAGTGAAGATTGCTCAGGCGGGGTTGCCGATTGTCTATGCCATTATCGGTGGCAATCCGCATTATTTTAAAAAGCTGATTCAAGCTTATCGTGAGATTGGAAGGAAGGCTGGTTATGCGGATAAAGACCTGAAAGTGGGCGCTCATTCTTGGGGCTGGATTGCTGAAGATGGCGAGCAGGCTGTCAAAGATTATTTCCATCCGACCAAGCAAGTGGTGGATGCGATTTCCAAGGACCGTCCACACTGGCAGGAGTTGACCTATGAGCAATATTTGGAGCAAGTTGGTCCAAATGGAGCCATGTTTGTGGGAAATCCAGACCAGGTGGCAGAAAAATTGATTCGCATGATTGAGGATTTAGACTTGGACCGTTTCATGCTCCATCTACCGCTTGGTTCTATGCCACATGATCAAGTTTTGAGAGCTATTGAGCTCTTTGGCACGCAAGTGGCGCCCAAAGTACGTGCTTACTTTGCCATGAAAGAGGAGTTATAA
- the glmS gene encoding glutamine--fructose-6-phosphate transaminase (isomerizing) produces MCGIVGVVGNTNATDILIQGLEKLEYRGYDSAGIFVLGGAENHLVKAVGRIAELSAKTAGVEGTTGIGHTRWATHGKPTEDNAHPHRSETGRFVLVHNGVIENYLEIKEEYLAGHHFKGQTDTEIAVHLIGKFAEEGLSVLEAFKKALHIIRGSYAFALIDSENPDIIYVAKNKSPLLIGLGEGYNMVCSDAMAMIRETNQYMEIHDQELVIVKADSVEVQDYDGNRRERASYTAELDLSDIGKGTYPYYMLKEIDEQPTVMRKLIQAYTDEAGQVVVDPAIIKAVQDADRIYILAAGTSYHAGFASKKMLEELTDTPVELGISSEWGYGMPLLGKKPLFIFISQSGETADSRQVLVKANEMGIPSLTVTNVPGSTLSREANHTMLLHAGPEIAVASTKAYTAQIAALAFLAKAVGEANGNAKAQAFDLVHELSIVAQSIESTLSEKETIDAKVRDLLETTRNAFYIGRGQDYYVAMEASLKLKEISYIQCEGFAAGELKHGTIALIEEGTPVLALLSDPVLANHTRGNIQEVAARGAKVLTIAEENVAKDTDDIVLTTVHPYLSPISMVVPTQLVAYFATLHRGLDVDKPRNLAKSVTVE; encoded by the coding sequence ATGTGTGGAATTGTTGGTGTTGTTGGAAACACAAATGCAACTGATATTTTGATTCAAGGGCTTGAAAAGCTTGAATACCGTGGCTATGATTCTGCGGGAATTTTTGTCCTAGGTGGTGCTGAAAATCATCTAGTCAAGGCTGTCGGTCGTATCGCAGAATTATCTGCCAAGACAGCTGGTGTTGAGGGAACAACAGGTATTGGACATACTCGTTGGGCGACTCACGGGAAACCAACGGAAGATAATGCTCACCCACACCGCTCTGAGACAGGACGTTTTGTCTTGGTGCACAATGGAGTGATTGAAAACTACCTTGAAATCAAGGAAGAATACCTTGCAGGTCACCACTTCAAGGGGCAAACCGATACGGAAATCGCTGTTCACTTGATTGGGAAATTTGCAGAAGAAGGTCTCTCAGTTCTTGAAGCCTTCAAAAAAGCTCTTCACATCATCCGTGGTTCTTATGCCTTTGCCTTGATTGACTCTGAAAATCCAGATATCATCTATGTCGCTAAGAACAAATCTCCACTTTTGATTGGTCTTGGAGAAGGCTATAACATGGTCTGCTCCGATGCTATGGCCATGATTCGTGAGACCAACCAATACATGGAAATTCATGACCAAGAGTTGGTAATCGTCAAGGCTGATAGTGTCGAAGTTCAAGACTATGATGGCAATCGCCGTGAACGTGCTAGCTATACTGCGGAGCTAGACTTGTCAGATATCGGTAAGGGGACTTATCCTTACTACATGCTCAAGGAAATCGACGAGCAACCAACGGTTATGCGTAAACTCATCCAAGCCTACACAGATGAGGCTGGTCAAGTTGTGGTAGATCCAGCTATCATCAAGGCTGTTCAAGATGCAGACCGCATCTACATCCTTGCAGCTGGAACATCTTACCATGCAGGATTTGCTTCTAAGAAGATGCTGGAAGAGTTGACAGATACACCAGTTGAACTTGGAATTTCATCTGAGTGGGGCTACGGTATGCCACTTCTCGGCAAGAAACCACTCTTTATCTTTATCAGCCAGTCTGGTGAAACAGCTGACAGCCGTCAGGTTTTAGTCAAGGCTAATGAAATGGGCATTCCAAGCTTGACAGTGACAAACGTACCAGGTTCAACTCTTTCTCGTGAAGCCAACCATACTATGCTTCTTCACGCGGGCCCTGAAATTGCTGTGGCATCAACCAAGGCCTATACAGCACAAATTGCAGCACTTGCCTTCCTTGCAAAAGCAGTCGGAGAAGCAAACGGGAATGCCAAAGCGCAAGCCTTTGACCTGGTTCATGAGTTGTCAATCGTAGCTCAGTCTATCGAATCAACCCTTTCAGAAAAAGAAACCATTGATGCCAAGGTTCGTGACCTTCTTGAAACCACTCGCAATGCCTTTTACATTGGACGTGGTCAAGACTACTACGTAGCCATGGAGGCCAGTCTTAAGCTCAAAGAGATTTCTTACATCCAGTGTGAAGGTTTTGCGGCAGGAGAACTCAAGCATGGAACCATTGCCTTGATTGAAGAAGGAACGCCTGTCTTGGCCCTCTTGTCAGATCCAGTCCTTGCTAACCACACTCGTGGAAATATCCAAGAGGTCGCAGCCCGTGGTGCCAAGGTTCTCACTATCGCAGAGGAAAATGTTGCTAAAGACACAGACGATATCGTCCTTACGACTGTACACCCATACCTTTCACCAATCTCAATGGTCGTACCAACGCAATTGGTCGCTTACTTTGCAACTCTACACCGTGGACTCGATGTGGACAAACCACGTAACCTTGCTAAGTCAGTAACAGTAGAATAA
- a CDS encoding EamA family transporter, which translates to MWFFFALLSAVFAALTSILAKIGIEGVPSNLATAIRTVVVILMAWAMVFLTNSQTEIVNISRKSWLFLILSGLATGASWLCYYKALQMGNATEVSAVDKFSLVITLVLAFFFLQDVLTFKTIIGCILITIGTLVMIL; encoded by the coding sequence ATGTGGTTTTTCTTCGCACTTTTATCAGCTGTCTTTGCAGCCTTAACGTCAATTTTAGCCAAGATTGGGATTGAGGGAGTTCCATCTAATCTAGCAACCGCCATTCGTACAGTCGTCGTCATTCTTATGGCCTGGGCCATGGTTTTCTTGACCAATAGTCAGACCGAAATTGTCAACATCAGTAGAAAAAGTTGGCTCTTTCTCATCTTATCTGGCTTGGCCACTGGCGCCTCCTGGCTCTGCTACTACAAGGCACTACAGATGGGCAATGCGACTGAGGTATCTGCTGTCGATAAATTCAGTCTCGTCATTACCCTCGTTCTAGCCTTTTTCTTCCTACAAGATGTCCTGACGTTTAAAACAATTATTGGCTGTATCCTGATTACGATCGGGACCTTGGTGATGATATTGTAA
- a CDS encoding glycoside hydrolase family 1 protein: protein MLKFPKDFVWGSSTSGPQTEGRVLGDGKGDNLWDYWYQVEPNRYYNGIGPDKTSTFYENWKKDIELLVETGHTAFRTSIQWSRIFPQGRGEFNPQGVTFYRQVFEAIKAKGIRLLVNLYHFDLPFVLQEDGDGWENKETVKAYEDYARFCFETYGDLVDQWITFNEPIVPVEFGYFYDAHYPHKVDAKAAVKVAYHTQLASSLAVKACHEVLPDSKIGIVLNLTPAYPRSQHPADVKAARIADLFQAQSFLDPSVLGAYPEELVEILSEHDLLPEYTVEELELIRENTVDFLGVNYYQPLRVMAPRFAKHPDSPLLPEHFYEPYVMPGRKINPHRGWEIYEQGIFHIAQNIKENYGNIEWMLTENGMGVEGEEKFRQDGMIQDDYRIDFVKGHLRELHRAIEDGANCKGYLIWTFIDCWSWLNSYKNRYGLVELDLETQERRLKKSGHWFKELSDHNGF, encoded by the coding sequence ATGCTAAAATTTCCAAAGGATTTTGTTTGGGGTTCCTCCACTTCTGGACCACAGACAGAAGGACGAGTTCTTGGTGATGGTAAGGGAGATAATCTCTGGGATTATTGGTATCAGGTGGAGCCAAACCGTTATTACAATGGAATTGGACCTGACAAAACATCTACCTTCTATGAAAACTGGAAAAAGGATATTGAGCTTTTGGTAGAGACTGGGCATACAGCCTTCCGAACTTCTATTCAGTGGTCTCGTATTTTCCCGCAAGGTCGTGGAGAATTCAATCCTCAAGGGGTGACTTTCTACCGTCAGGTTTTTGAAGCGATTAAGGCCAAGGGGATTCGTCTCTTAGTCAATCTCTATCACTTCGACCTGCCATTTGTCCTCCAAGAAGACGGCGATGGTTGGGAAAATAAGGAAACTGTCAAGGCTTATGAAGACTATGCTCGTTTTTGTTTTGAGACTTACGGTGACTTGGTAGACCAATGGATTACCTTTAACGAGCCCATCGTTCCTGTAGAGTTTGGCTATTTCTATGATGCTCACTATCCTCACAAGGTAGATGCCAAAGCGGCGGTTAAGGTTGCCTATCACACACAACTGGCTAGTAGTCTTGCGGTTAAGGCCTGTCATGAAGTTTTGCCTGATTCCAAGATTGGGATTGTCCTCAACTTGACACCGGCCTATCCACGTAGTCAGCACCCCGCAGATGTCAAGGCCGCTCGCATTGCCGATCTCTTCCAAGCTCAATCTTTCCTAGATCCGTCTGTTTTAGGAGCTTATCCAGAAGAATTAGTAGAAATCTTGTCTGAGCATGATTTGCTGCCAGAGTACACTGTTGAAGAGTTAGAACTCATTCGTGAGAATACAGTTGATTTCCTAGGAGTCAACTACTACCAACCTTTGCGCGTTATGGCGCCACGTTTTGCTAAACATCCAGACAGTCCCCTCTTGCCAGAACATTTCTATGAGCCTTACGTCATGCCAGGACGTAAAATCAATCCACACCGTGGTTGGGAAATCTACGAGCAAGGGATTTTCCATATTGCCCAAAACATCAAGGAAAACTATGGCAATATCGAGTGGATGCTGACAGAGAATGGTATGGGTGTTGAAGGGGAAGAAAAATTCCGTCAAGATGGGATGATTCAAGATGATTACCGTATTGACTTTGTAAAGGGGCATCTTCGTGAACTTCACCGTGCGATTGAAGATGGAGCCAACTGTAAAGGATACTTAATATGGACCTTTATTGACTGCTGGTCATGGCTCAACAGCTATAAAAATCGTTACGGTTTGGTTGAGCTTGACTTGGAAACACAGGAACGTCGTCTAAAAAAATCAGGCCATTGGTTCAAGGAACTCAGCGACCATAATGGATTTTAA